The proteins below come from a single Piscinibacter gummiphilus genomic window:
- the mltG gene encoding endolytic transglycosylase MltG translates to MRFLKRLFWLLVLVLLLAAGAVAGAAYWWLEQPLPLANPSIEVSIEPKTSPREAAQAWVQAGVQTDARLLYEWFRWSGQARKIRAGSYQVGTGVTPRTLLDKMVKGDEVMATVRLIEGWTFRQFRAELAKAPDLKQTTAAMTEAELMAAIGSPDLRAEGRFYPDTYAFSKGASDLAVLKRAHRAMQRQLDAAWAERSADTPLKSPDDLLKLASIVEKETGAAKDRGLVAGVFINRLRIGMPLQTDPTVIYGLGERFDGNLRKVDLLTDGPYNTYTRGGLPPTPISMPGRASLLATVRPDKTKALYFVAKGDGSSHFSESLTEHNRAVNQYQLKR, encoded by the coding sequence GTGAGATTCCTGAAGCGACTTTTCTGGCTGCTGGTGCTCGTGCTGCTGCTGGCCGCGGGTGCCGTGGCAGGTGCGGCCTATTGGTGGCTCGAGCAACCGCTGCCGCTGGCCAACCCGTCGATCGAAGTCTCCATCGAGCCCAAGACCTCGCCACGCGAGGCGGCCCAGGCCTGGGTGCAGGCCGGCGTGCAGACCGATGCGCGGCTGCTTTACGAATGGTTTCGCTGGTCGGGCCAGGCGCGCAAGATCCGCGCGGGCAGCTACCAGGTCGGCACCGGCGTCACGCCGCGCACGCTGCTCGACAAGATGGTCAAGGGCGACGAGGTCATGGCCACCGTCCGCCTGATCGAAGGCTGGACCTTCCGCCAGTTCCGCGCCGAGCTGGCCAAGGCGCCCGACCTCAAGCAGACCACCGCCGCGATGACCGAAGCCGAGCTGATGGCCGCCATCGGCTCGCCCGACCTGCGCGCCGAGGGCCGCTTCTACCCCGACACCTACGCGTTCAGCAAGGGCGCAAGCGACCTCGCCGTGCTCAAGCGCGCCCACCGCGCCATGCAGCGCCAGCTCGACGCCGCCTGGGCCGAGCGCAGTGCCGACACGCCGCTCAAGAGCCCCGACGATCTGCTCAAGCTCGCCTCCATCGTCGAGAAGGAGACCGGCGCGGCGAAAGACCGCGGGCTCGTTGCCGGTGTGTTCATCAACCGCCTGCGCATCGGCATGCCGCTGCAGACCGATCCGACCGTCATCTACGGCCTGGGCGAGCGCTTCGACGGCAACCTCCGCAAGGTCGACCTGCTGACCGACGGCCCGTACAACACCTACACCCGCGGCGGCCTGCCGCCCACGCCGATCTCGATGCCGGGGCGTGCCTCGCTGCTCGCCACCGTGCGGCCCGACAAGACGAAGGCGCTGTACTTCGTCGCCAAGGGTGACGGCTCCAGCCACTTCAGCGAGTCGCTCACCGAGCACAATCGTGCGGTGAACCAGTACCAGCTCAAGCGATGA
- a CDS encoding YbgC/FadM family acyl-CoA thioesterase, protein MKRNEFRFAERLRVRWAEVDMQKIVFNGHYLMYFDTAVGSYWRALAMPYTETMEYLGGDLFVRKSTLEYMGSARYDDVLDVGVRCARIGNSSLIFQCAVFRNDQALVTGELVYVFADPATQTSKPVPQELREVLQGFEAGKAMVDVRVGGWSELGKDARQIRTAVFIEEQGIPKDMEWDEADPDPGCVHAVAYNRFGQPLATGRLLEHVPGVAKIGRMAVSQTMRGSGVGQSVLEALMKAAREQGYREAVLHAQMSAAAFYTRAGFVTRGAMFEEVGIPHIEMVRTL, encoded by the coding sequence ATGAAAAGAAACGAGTTCCGCTTTGCCGAACGCCTGCGTGTGCGCTGGGCCGAGGTCGACATGCAGAAGATCGTCTTCAACGGCCACTACCTGATGTACTTCGACACGGCCGTGGGCAGCTACTGGCGCGCACTGGCGATGCCCTACACCGAGACCATGGAGTACCTGGGCGGTGATCTCTTCGTGCGCAAGTCGACCCTCGAGTACATGGGCTCGGCGCGCTATGACGACGTGCTCGACGTCGGCGTGCGTTGCGCGCGCATCGGCAATTCGTCGCTGATCTTCCAGTGCGCAGTCTTCCGCAACGACCAGGCGCTCGTCACGGGCGAGCTGGTCTATGTGTTTGCCGACCCGGCCACGCAGACCTCCAAGCCGGTGCCGCAGGAGCTGCGTGAAGTGCTGCAAGGCTTCGAAGCCGGCAAGGCGATGGTCGATGTGCGGGTGGGAGGCTGGAGCGAGCTGGGCAAGGACGCACGCCAGATCCGCACCGCCGTCTTCATCGAAGAGCAGGGCATCCCGAAAGACATGGAGTGGGACGAGGCGGACCCCGACCCGGGCTGCGTGCACGCCGTGGCCTACAACCGGTTCGGCCAGCCGCTGGCCACCGGGCGTCTGCTGGAGCATGTGCCGGGCGTCGCCAAGATCGGCCGCATGGCGGTGTCACAGACGATGCGGGGCAGCGGCGTCGGCCAGTCGGTGCTGGAAGCGCTGATGAAAGCTGCCCGCGAACAGGGCTACCGCGAAGCGGTGCTGCATGCGCAGATGTCGGCCGCGGCCTTCTACACGCGGGCAGGCTTCGTCACGCGCGGGGCGATGTTTGAAGAGGTCGGGATTCCGCACATCGAAATGGTGCGGACCCTCTGA
- a CDS encoding aspartate aminotransferase family protein: protein MNDQLDAYWMPFTANRQFKQAPRLISRAEGMHFWTPEGRKVLDGVAGLWCVNAGHARPKIVEAIRAQAAEMDFAPPFNMGHPKQFELAERLVKLTPPGLSKVFYTNSGSESVDTALKIALAYHRVRGEGQRTRLIGRERGYHGVNFGGISVGGMVANRKMFGAMLAGVDHIRHTHDTRNLFTRGQPEHGADLADDLERLVALHDASTIAAVIVEPVAGSTGVLIPPKGYLERLRAICDKHGILLIFDEVITGFGRLGSPFAATHFGVTPDLMTVAKGLTNGCVPMGAVFASQKIHDAFMTGPEHLIEFFHGYTYSGHPLACAAALGTLDTYADEGLLTRGAKMAATFENVVHSLRDHPNVIDVRNIGLVGGIELKPIDGQPGKRAFSVFLDCWEKGVLIRTTGDTIALSPPLIIENQHIDQIIGTISDALKRAA, encoded by the coding sequence ATGAACGACCAGCTCGACGCCTACTGGATGCCCTTCACTGCCAACCGGCAGTTCAAGCAAGCACCGCGCCTCATCTCCCGCGCCGAAGGCATGCATTTCTGGACCCCCGAAGGCCGCAAGGTGCTCGACGGCGTGGCTGGCCTCTGGTGCGTAAACGCGGGGCATGCGCGGCCGAAGATCGTGGAGGCGATCCGCGCACAGGCCGCCGAAATGGACTTCGCCCCGCCCTTCAACATGGGCCACCCCAAGCAGTTCGAGTTGGCCGAGCGCCTGGTGAAGCTCACGCCGCCCGGCCTCAGCAAGGTCTTCTATACGAATTCGGGATCCGAGTCGGTCGACACCGCGCTCAAGATCGCCCTCGCCTACCACCGAGTGCGCGGCGAAGGGCAGCGCACCCGCCTCATCGGCCGCGAGCGCGGTTACCACGGGGTCAACTTCGGCGGCATCTCGGTGGGCGGCATGGTCGCCAACCGCAAGATGTTTGGCGCAATGCTCGCGGGCGTCGACCACATCCGCCACACGCACGACACCCGCAACCTCTTCACCCGCGGCCAGCCCGAGCACGGCGCCGACCTGGCCGACGACCTGGAGCGCCTCGTCGCGCTGCACGACGCCTCGACCATCGCCGCCGTGATCGTCGAGCCGGTCGCGGGCTCGACTGGCGTGCTGATCCCGCCCAAGGGCTACCTGGAGCGCCTGCGCGCCATCTGCGACAAGCACGGCATCCTCCTGATCTTCGACGAGGTCATCACCGGCTTCGGCCGACTCGGCTCGCCCTTCGCCGCCACGCATTTCGGCGTGACGCCCGACCTGATGACGGTTGCCAAGGGCCTGACCAACGGCTGCGTGCCGATGGGCGCCGTGTTCGCGAGCCAGAAGATCCACGACGCGTTCATGACCGGCCCGGAGCACCTGATCGAGTTCTTCCACGGCTACACCTACTCGGGCCACCCACTCGCCTGCGCCGCCGCACTCGGCACGCTCGACACCTACGCCGATGAAGGCCTGCTGACCCGTGGCGCGAAGATGGCCGCCACCTTCGAGAACGTAGTGCATTCGCTGCGCGACCACCCGAACGTGATCGACGTTCGCAACATCGGCCTCGTCGGCGGCATCGAACTCAAGCCGATCGACGGGCAGCCGGGCAAGCGCGCGTTCTCGGTCTTCCTCGACTGCTGGGAAAAGGGCGTGCTGATCCGCACCACCGGCGACACGATCGCCCTCTCGCCGCCGCTCATCATCGAAAACCAGCACATCGACCAGATCATCGGCACGATCTCCGATGCCTTGAAGCGCGCCGCCTGA
- a CDS encoding FAD-binding oxidoreductase encodes MGFLATDQALARDSYYDATAARPTPQPPLQGDLACDVAIVGAGLAGLSAAIELADRGYRVAVLEARQVGTGASGRNGGQAIAGLACDLSTIEAQLGDADARMVWNTTLEALDLIAQRSARFGIECEWQPGYLSLAVSARKGRALQDWLEQMQRRHGYDTTWIAPAEISRWIDSPCFHSGYHDPRSGHLNPLKYTLGLARAARELGVQIHEGTPVTAITPGSTVRLHTPHGDVHAAHVLLAGNVYLQGLAPALADRIMPVGTYIIASEPLDPALLQRLIPSRSAVCDTNFVLDYFRPTADHRMLYGGRVSYSTATPANLAASMQRRMAQTFPQLANARVAHAWGGFVDITMNRAPDFGRLHPNVYYLQGFSGHGVALTGLAGRLVAEAIAGQAERFDVYARLKHRPFPGGRLLRTPALVLGMAYYRLRDLL; translated from the coding sequence GTGGGTTTTCTCGCCACCGACCAGGCGCTGGCCCGCGATTCGTACTACGACGCGACGGCCGCGCGCCCGACGCCACAGCCCCCGCTGCAGGGCGATCTCGCGTGCGACGTGGCCATCGTCGGCGCCGGACTTGCGGGGCTGTCGGCCGCCATCGAGCTGGCCGACCGGGGTTACCGCGTGGCGGTGCTCGAAGCGCGCCAGGTGGGCACGGGTGCTTCGGGCCGCAACGGCGGCCAAGCCATCGCGGGGCTCGCCTGCGACCTGTCCACCATCGAAGCGCAGCTCGGCGACGCCGACGCCCGCATGGTGTGGAACACAACGCTCGAAGCACTGGACCTGATCGCGCAGCGCAGCGCCCGCTTCGGCATCGAGTGCGAGTGGCAGCCCGGCTATCTGAGTCTCGCCGTCAGTGCGCGCAAAGGGCGGGCCCTGCAGGACTGGCTCGAACAGATGCAGCGCCGCCACGGGTATGACACGACGTGGATCGCACCAGCCGAGATCTCCCGCTGGATCGACAGCCCGTGCTTTCACAGCGGTTATCACGACCCACGCTCCGGCCACCTGAATCCGCTCAAGTACACGCTGGGCCTGGCCCGCGCCGCGCGCGAGCTGGGCGTGCAGATCCATGAAGGCACACCCGTCACCGCCATCACGCCCGGCTCGACCGTGCGCCTGCACACACCGCACGGCGATGTGCACGCCGCGCACGTGCTGCTCGCCGGCAATGTCTACCTGCAGGGCCTCGCACCCGCCTTGGCCGACCGCATCATGCCGGTCGGTACCTACATCATTGCCTCCGAGCCGCTCGACCCCGCCCTGCTCCAGCGCCTCATCCCCAGCCGCTCGGCTGTTTGCGACACGAATTTCGTGCTCGACTACTTCCGCCCGACCGCCGACCACCGCATGCTCTATGGCGGCCGCGTGAGCTACAGCACCGCCACGCCGGCCAACCTGGCCGCCAGCATGCAGCGGCGCATGGCGCAGACCTTTCCGCAGCTCGCGAACGCACGCGTCGCCCATGCATGGGGCGGCTTCGTCGACATCACGATGAACCGTGCGCCCGATTTCGGGCGCCTGCACCCCAACGTGTACTACCTGCAAGGCTTCTCGGGACACGGCGTGGCCCTCACCGGGCTGGCAGGCAGGCTCGTCGCCGAAGCCATCGCGGGGCAAGCCGAGCGTTTCGATGTCTACGCGCGGCTCAAGCATCGCCCCTTCCCCGGAGGCCGCCTGCTGCGCACGCCCGCGCTCGTGCTCGGCATGGCGTACTACCGGCTGCGCGATCTGTTGTGA
- a CDS encoding iron-containing alcohol dehydrogenase, protein MAFIYYLTQIQLDFGTVSLLPQECERTGMKKPLVVTDPGIRAAGVLDKALAALGKVSHAVFDQTPFNPTEAAVRAAVEIYKREGCDGLIAVGGGSSIDLAKGVAIAATHPGPLKTYATIEGGSPKITEAVAPVIAVPTTAGTGSEVARGAIVIVDDGRKLGFHSWHLLPKTAICDPELTMGLPPLLTAATGMDAIAHCMETFMAPAVNPPADGISLDGLERGWKHIVRATENGADREARWNMMSASMQGAMAFQKGLGAVHSLSHSLGGANPKLHHGTLNAMFLPEVVKFNAAAGSIQKEQRLQRMAHAIGIGSCDSKGTELAEALRDLNRRLGLPSGLRAMGVGEDLFDRIIEGAMKDHCHKTNPRVATEGEYREIIAASM, encoded by the coding sequence ATGGCCTTCATCTACTACCTGACCCAGATCCAGCTCGACTTCGGCACCGTGAGCCTGCTGCCGCAGGAGTGCGAACGCACCGGCATGAAGAAGCCCCTGGTCGTCACCGACCCCGGCATCCGCGCGGCCGGCGTGCTCGACAAGGCCCTGGCTGCGCTCGGCAAGGTTTCGCATGCGGTGTTCGACCAGACGCCGTTCAACCCCACCGAAGCGGCGGTGCGTGCGGCCGTCGAGATCTACAAGCGCGAAGGCTGCGATGGCCTCATCGCGGTCGGCGGCGGGTCGAGCATCGATCTCGCGAAGGGCGTTGCCATCGCCGCCACGCACCCCGGCCCGCTGAAGACCTACGCCACCATCGAAGGCGGCAGTCCCAAGATCACCGAGGCCGTCGCCCCCGTGATCGCCGTGCCCACCACGGCCGGCACCGGCAGCGAAGTCGCACGAGGCGCCATCGTGATCGTCGACGACGGCCGCAAGCTCGGCTTCCACAGCTGGCACCTGCTGCCCAAGACCGCGATCTGCGACCCCGAACTGACGATGGGCCTGCCCCCGCTGCTCACCGCCGCCACCGGCATGGACGCCATCGCCCACTGCATGGAAACCTTCATGGCCCCGGCCGTGAACCCACCCGCCGACGGGATCTCGCTCGACGGCCTGGAGCGCGGATGGAAGCACATCGTGCGTGCGACTGAAAACGGCGCCGACCGCGAGGCCCGCTGGAACATGATGAGCGCCAGCATGCAAGGCGCGATGGCCTTCCAGAAAGGTCTCGGCGCGGTGCATTCGCTCAGCCACAGCCTGGGCGGAGCCAACCCGAAGCTGCATCACGGCACGCTCAACGCGATGTTCCTGCCCGAGGTGGTGAAGTTCAACGCGGCGGCCGGGTCGATCCAGAAGGAGCAGCGGCTGCAACGCATGGCGCACGCCATCGGCATCGGCTCGTGCGACTCGAAGGGCACGGAGCTGGCCGAAGCGCTGCGCGATCTGAACCGCCGGCTGGGCCTGCCGTCCGGCCTGCGCGCGATGGGTGTCGGCGAAGACCTCTTCGACCGCATCATCGAAGGCGCGATGAAGGATCACTGCCACAAGACCAACCCGCGCGTGGCCACGGAGGGCGAGTACCGCGAGATCATCGCCGCGTCGATGTAG
- the tmk gene encoding dTMP kinase translates to MTRRFITFEGIDGAGKSTHIEALAERLRQRGGEVVMTREPGGTALAEKLRELVLHAPMDALTEALLVFAARRDHLQQVIAPALARGATVLCDRFTDATFAYQGAGRGFDTGVLGALETWVQQGLQPDLTIWFDLPAETAAERRAAARTPDRFEQLDTAFFNRVRSGYATRFEQSPERFARIDASLPREQVWAQVVDHLERRGW, encoded by the coding sequence ATGACCCGGCGCTTCATCACCTTCGAGGGCATCGACGGCGCCGGCAAGTCCACGCACATCGAGGCGCTCGCCGAGCGCCTGCGTCAGCGCGGCGGTGAAGTGGTGATGACGCGCGAGCCCGGCGGCACCGCGCTCGCCGAGAAGCTGCGCGAGCTGGTGCTGCATGCGCCGATGGACGCGCTCACCGAGGCGCTGCTCGTCTTCGCCGCGCGGCGCGACCACCTCCAGCAGGTGATCGCCCCCGCGCTCGCCAGAGGCGCCACCGTGCTCTGCGACCGTTTCACCGACGCCACCTTTGCCTACCAGGGCGCCGGCCGCGGCTTCGACACCGGAGTGCTCGGCGCGCTCGAAACCTGGGTGCAGCAGGGCCTGCAACCCGACCTCACGATCTGGTTCGACCTGCCGGCCGAGACCGCAGCCGAGCGGCGTGCCGCTGCGCGTACCCCAGACCGCTTCGAGCAACTCGACACCGCCTTCTTCAACCGGGTGCGCTCAGGCTATGCCACCCGCTTCGAGCAATCGCCGGAGCGCTTTGCCCGCATCGACGCCTCGCTGCCGCGCGAGCAGGTGTGGGCGCAGGTGGTCGACCACCTGGAGCGACGCGGGTGGTAG
- a CDS encoding alpha/beta hydrolase encodes MRSLLERIHRAGVPPLYSLPVREARKAYTLRSEVLDLPRAPLARVEDITIPAADGTPLAARLYAPSSAVLPVMLYTHGGGFTIGNLETHDSLCRQLVLRSGVAVVALHYRLAPEHRFPVAVEDSWSAMTWLARHGATLGLDGTRLAVGGDSAGGTLAAVSALHARDIGLPLALQLLITPGTTAHQDTASHEQFESGFLLEGEGIAWFFNHYIDRAHRDDWRFAPLNADDAEGVAPACIILAECDPLVDEGIAYADKLRAAGVPVELELYRGVTHDFIKMGRALPEAIAALDAAALALKKALAP; translated from the coding sequence ATGCGCAGCCTGCTCGAGCGCATTCACCGCGCCGGCGTGCCGCCTCTCTATTCGCTGCCGGTGCGCGAGGCGCGAAAGGCCTACACGTTGCGCTCGGAAGTGCTCGACCTGCCGCGCGCGCCGCTCGCGCGTGTCGAAGACATCACCATCCCCGCAGCCGATGGCACCCCGCTCGCCGCGCGCCTGTATGCGCCCTCCAGCGCCGTGTTGCCCGTGATGCTCTACACGCACGGGGGCGGCTTCACCATCGGCAACCTCGAAACGCATGACAGCCTGTGCCGCCAGCTCGTGCTGCGCAGCGGCGTCGCGGTGGTGGCGCTGCATTACCGGCTCGCGCCCGAACACCGTTTCCCCGTTGCGGTGGAAGACAGCTGGTCGGCCATGACCTGGCTGGCGCGACACGGCGCCACGCTCGGGCTCGACGGCACCCGCCTCGCCGTGGGCGGCGACAGCGCCGGTGGCACGCTCGCCGCCGTGTCGGCCCTGCATGCCCGCGACATTGGCCTGCCACTCGCCCTGCAGCTGCTCATCACCCCCGGCACCACCGCGCATCAAGACACCGCCTCGCACGAGCAGTTCGAAAGCGGCTTCCTGCTCGAAGGCGAGGGCATCGCCTGGTTCTTCAACCACTACATCGACCGCGCCCACCGCGACGACTGGCGCTTCGCGCCGCTCAACGCCGACGATGCCGAAGGCGTGGCGCCGGCCTGCATCATCCTTGCCGAGTGCGACCCGCTGGTCGACGAAGGCATCGCCTACGCCGACAAGCTGCGTGCCGCGGGCGTGCCGGTCGAGCTCGAGCTCTACCGCGGCGTGACGCACGACTTCATCAAAATGGGGCGGGCGCTGCCCGAGGCGATCGCCGCACTCGACGCCGCCGCCCTGGCTCTCAAGAAAGCGCTAGCACCATGA
- a CDS encoding DUF4936 family protein — protein sequence MRELFIYYRATQENASVLHAQVSRMQTELRARHPGLQARLLRRPQAADGLHTWMETYSSPDGIDSALQGAIESAALALAPWIEGPRHTEEFDACA from the coding sequence GTGCGCGAGTTGTTCATCTACTATCGAGCGACACAAGAGAACGCCAGCGTCTTGCACGCCCAGGTGTCGCGCATGCAGACCGAGTTGCGCGCACGCCACCCCGGTTTGCAAGCCCGGCTGCTGCGCCGCCCACAAGCGGCAGATGGACTGCACACCTGGATGGAAACCTACTCCTCCCCTGACGGCATCGACAGCGCACTGCAAGGTGCGATCGAAAGCGCCGCCCTGGCCCTCGCGCCCTGGATCGAAGGCCCACGCCACACCGAGGAGTTCGACGCATGTGCCTAG
- the aceA gene encoding isocitrate lyase → MTSQTREQQIAALEKDWATNPRWKGVKRGYSAADVVRLRGSLQPEYTLAKRGAEVLWDKVNGSAKKGYVNAFGAITAGQAMQQAKAGLEAVYLSGWQVAADGNTSETMYPDQSLYAYDSVPTMVRRINNTFKRADEIQWSRGIGPGHKEFIDYFLPIVADAEAGFGGVLNAFELMKNMIAAGAAGVHFEDQLAAVKKCGHMGGKVLVPTQEACEKLIAARFAADVMGVPTIVLARTDAEAANLITSDHDANDKPFLTGERTQEGFYRVKNGLEQAISRGVAYAPYADLVWCETGTPDIGFAREFAQAVHAKCPGKLLSYNCSPSFNWKKNLDDKAIAEFQQKLSDLGYKYQFITLAGIHINWYNTFQFAHAYARGEGMKHYTEMVQEPEFAARERGYTFVSHQQEVGAGYFDDVTTVIQGGSSSVKALTGSTEEEQFH, encoded by the coding sequence ATGACCAGTCAGACCCGTGAGCAACAAATTGCCGCCCTTGAAAAGGATTGGGCCACCAACCCGCGCTGGAAGGGCGTGAAGCGCGGCTATTCCGCCGCCGACGTCGTGCGCCTGCGCGGCAGCCTGCAGCCTGAGTACACGCTGGCCAAGCGCGGCGCTGAAGTGCTGTGGGACAAGGTCAATGGCAGCGCCAAGAAGGGCTACGTGAACGCGTTCGGCGCCATTACCGCCGGCCAAGCCATGCAGCAGGCCAAGGCTGGCCTCGAGGCCGTGTACCTGTCGGGCTGGCAAGTCGCCGCCGACGGCAACACCTCGGAAACCATGTACCCCGACCAGTCGCTGTACGCCTACGACTCGGTGCCGACCATGGTTCGCCGCATCAACAACACCTTCAAGCGTGCCGACGAGATCCAGTGGTCGCGCGGCATCGGCCCGGGCCACAAGGAGTTCATCGACTACTTCCTGCCCATCGTGGCTGACGCGGAAGCCGGCTTCGGCGGCGTGCTGAACGCCTTCGAACTGATGAAGAACATGATCGCCGCGGGCGCTGCCGGCGTGCACTTCGAAGACCAGCTGGCCGCCGTGAAGAAGTGCGGCCACATGGGTGGCAAGGTGCTCGTGCCGACGCAAGAAGCCTGCGAGAAGCTGATCGCTGCCCGCTTCGCCGCTGACGTCATGGGCGTGCCGACCATCGTGCTGGCCCGCACCGACGCTGAAGCTGCGAACCTGATCACGAGCGACCACGACGCCAACGACAAGCCCTTCCTGACCGGCGAGCGCACGCAAGAAGGCTTCTACCGCGTGAAGAACGGCCTCGAGCAGGCCATCAGCCGCGGTGTTGCCTACGCGCCGTACGCCGACCTCGTGTGGTGCGAAACCGGCACGCCGGACATCGGCTTCGCCCGTGAATTCGCCCAAGCCGTGCACGCCAAGTGCCCGGGCAAGCTGCTGTCGTACAACTGCTCGCCGTCGTTCAACTGGAAGAAGAACCTCGACGACAAGGCCATCGCCGAGTTCCAGCAGAAGCTGTCGGACCTGGGCTACAAGTACCAGTTCATCACCCTGGCTGGCATCCACATCAACTGGTACAACACGTTCCAGTTCGCCCACGCCTATGCCCGCGGCGAAGGCATGAAGCACTACACGGAAATGGTGCAGGAGCCCGAATTCGCAGCTCGCGAGCGCGGCTACACCTTCGTGTCGCACCAGCAGGAAGTGGGCGCCGGTTACTTCGACGACGTGACCACCGTGATCCAGGGCGGTTCGTCCTCGGTCAAGGCGCTGACCGGCTCGACGGAAGAAGAGCAGTTCCACTGA
- a CDS encoding YgfZ/GcvT domain-containing protein, with amino-acid sequence MAADDNRRMTTSLSLDGAAPLPHWGLIRAQGDDAASFLHGQLTNDFSQLGTAEARLAGYCSAKGRLLASFIGWKRSADDILLACSADLLATTQKRLSMFVLRAKCKLSDASGQWRLLGLAGPSADAFLGAAAPTQVWGKSVHGGADVVRLPDVEGARRYLWAAPLDVPSPALPTLDEAAWRLGEVKSGVARIEAATVDQFVPQMLNYEVLGGVDFQKGCYPGQEVVARSQYRGTIKRRSFLFSGPAELKAGQEVFHDADPSQPAGLVVNAASRLALVELKLAALDGGTVHAGAADGPALIREELPYLLPSAETA; translated from the coding sequence ATGGCGGCTGATGATAATCGCCGCATGACGACCTCTCTCTCACTGGACGGCGCGGCGCCGCTGCCGCACTGGGGCCTGATCCGCGCGCAAGGCGACGACGCCGCAAGCTTCCTGCACGGCCAGCTCACCAACGACTTCTCGCAGCTCGGCACCGCCGAAGCGCGCCTGGCCGGCTACTGCTCCGCCAAGGGCCGACTGCTCGCAAGCTTCATCGGCTGGAAGCGCAGCGCCGACGACATCCTGCTCGCCTGCAGCGCCGACCTGCTGGCCACCACGCAGAAGCGCCTGTCGATGTTCGTGCTGCGAGCCAAGTGCAAGCTGAGCGATGCCTCGGGCCAGTGGCGCCTGCTCGGCCTTGCCGGCCCCTCGGCCGACGCCTTCCTCGGCGCGGCCGCGCCCACGCAGGTGTGGGGCAAGAGCGTGCACGGTGGCGCCGACGTCGTGCGCCTGCCCGATGTGGAGGGCGCACGCCGCTATTTGTGGGCCGCGCCGCTCGACGTGCCCTCCCCTGCGCTCCCGACGCTCGACGAGGCCGCATGGCGCCTGGGCGAAGTGAAGAGCGGCGTGGCCCGCATCGAAGCCGCCACCGTCGACCAGTTCGTGCCTCAGATGCTCAACTACGAAGTGCTGGGAGGCGTGGACTTCCAGAAAGGCTGCTACCCGGGCCAGGAGGTGGTCGCGCGCAGCCAGTACCGCGGCACGATCAAGCGGCGCAGTTTCCTCTTCAGCGGCCCGGCCGAGCTGAAGGCCGGGCAGGAGGTTTTCCACGACGCCGACCCGTCGCAGCCGGCCGGTCTGGTGGTGAACGCGGCGTCCCGGCTGGCGCTTGTCGAGCTCAAGCTTGCGGCGCTGGACGGCGGCACGGTGCACGCGGGTGCGGCCGACGGGCCGGCCCTGATTCGTGAGGAATTGCCGTACTTGTTGCCGTCGGCCGAAACGGCCTGA
- a CDS encoding NRDE family protein has translation MCLVAIALDQSRRFPLVIAANRDEFFQRPAARLAWWSPGAGQPDILGGRDLEAGGTWLGLTAKGRLALITNVRDPANRDPNAPSRGSIVTRWLNGDLSADRFWMHTALSGYNGFNLVAADFRRGECFFASSQDSNPMRLERGLYGLSNASLDTPWPKVTQLKERVRESVDGAESLDMLAVELFDAMNDRTPAPDEQLPMTGVPHELEKALSPAFIRTPDGAYGTRSTTLVITERVNKRLVTHVLERTYSPTGGMALLRRSSLKDWPPRYTEEASEVPAAQGVVTESEETTAEPARKTRVRSLLKPEGSRRRRAPAPSV, from the coding sequence ATGTGCCTAGTCGCCATCGCGCTCGACCAATCGCGGCGCTTCCCGCTCGTGATCGCGGCAAACCGCGATGAGTTTTTCCAACGCCCGGCCGCACGCCTGGCGTGGTGGTCGCCCGGCGCAGGCCAGCCCGACATCCTCGGGGGCCGCGACCTCGAAGCCGGCGGCACCTGGCTCGGCCTCACGGCCAAGGGCCGGCTCGCCCTCATCACCAACGTGCGCGACCCGGCCAATCGCGACCCGAATGCACCGTCGCGCGGCAGCATCGTCACCCGCTGGCTCAACGGCGACCTGAGCGCCGACCGCTTCTGGATGCACACGGCGCTGTCGGGCTACAACGGCTTCAACCTCGTGGCGGCCGACTTCCGCCGCGGCGAGTGTTTCTTCGCCTCGAGCCAGGACTCCAATCCAATGCGGCTGGAGCGCGGGCTCTACGGCTTGTCGAACGCATCGCTTGACACCCCCTGGCCCAAGGTCACGCAGCTCAAGGAGCGGGTGCGCGAGTCCGTCGATGGCGCCGAGTCGCTCGACATGCTCGCCGTGGAGTTGTTCGACGCGATGAACGACCGCACCCCCGCGCCCGATGAGCAGCTGCCCATGACCGGCGTGCCGCACGAACTGGAGAAAGCGCTGTCGCCGGCCTTCATCCGCACGCCCGATGGCGCCTACGGCACCCGCAGCACCACGCTCGTCATCACCGAGCGCGTCAACAAGCGCCTCGTCACGCACGTGCTGGAGCGCACCTACAGCCCGACCGGCGGCATGGCGCTCCTGCGCCGCTCGTCGCTCAAGGACTGGCCGCCGCGCTACACCGAAGAGGCCTCGGAGGTGCCCGCGGCGCAGGGCGTGGTGACCGAAAGCGAAGAGACGACGGCCGAGCCGGCCCGCAAGACCCGTGTGCGCAGCCTGCTCAAGCCGGAAGGCTCGCGGCGGCGCCGGGCGCCAGCGCCGAGCGTCTGA